One genomic window of Gossypium hirsutum isolate 1008001.06 chromosome D11, Gossypium_hirsutum_v2.1, whole genome shotgun sequence includes the following:
- the LOC121223042 gene encoding WD40 repeat-containing protein HOS15 isoform X2, whose translation MTSITSVELNYLVFRYLQESGYEAGINTCSIDGNLIPPGALIRFVQKGLQYLEMEANLSNSDVETDEDFSFLHPLDIITKDVNQLQQLVKERRKNRDKDRDREVEREYEGERGQVIEKEIQEKEKEHDKDRKKELADSDMVTNQEENDSSQA comes from the exons ATGACCTCTATTACGTCCGTCGAATTGAATTACCTCGTCTTCCGTTACCTTCAAGAGTCGG GTTATGAGGCAGGAATTAATACATGTAGTATCGATGGGAACTTGATTCCGCCTGGGGCGCTTATTAGATTTGTCCAGAAAGGACTTCAGTACCTGGAGATGGAAGCCAACTTAAGTAAT AGTGATGTTGAAACAGATGAAGATTTCTCATTCTTGCATCCTTTGGATATAATAACCAAGGATGTAAACCAATTGCAGCAACTGGTAAAGGAGAGAAGGAAGAATAGAGACAAAGATAGAGATAGGGAGGTTGAGCGGGAGTATGAAGGAGAGCGTGGACAAGTAATAGAGAAAGAGATacaagaaaaggagaaggaaCATGACAAGGATAGGAAGAAGGAACTTGCTGATTCGGATATGGTTACGAATCAAGAAGAAAATGACAGCTCTCAAGCATAA
- the LOC121223042 gene encoding WD40 repeat-containing protein HOS15 isoform X1 yields MTSITSVELNYLVFRYLQESGFTHSAFTLGYEAGINTCSIDGNLIPPGALIRFVQKGLQYLEMEANLSNSDVETDEDFSFLHPLDIITKDVNQLQQLVKERRKNRDKDRDREVEREYEGERGQVIEKEIQEKEKEHDKDRKKELADSDMVTNQEENDSSQA; encoded by the exons ATGACCTCTATTACGTCCGTCGAATTGAATTACCTCGTCTTCCGTTACCTTCAAGAGTCGG GTTTTACGCATTCAGCATTCACTCTAGGTTATGAGGCAGGAATTAATACATGTAGTATCGATGGGAACTTGATTCCGCCTGGGGCGCTTATTAGATTTGTCCAGAAAGGACTTCAGTACCTGGAGATGGAAGCCAACTTAAGTAAT AGTGATGTTGAAACAGATGAAGATTTCTCATTCTTGCATCCTTTGGATATAATAACCAAGGATGTAAACCAATTGCAGCAACTGGTAAAGGAGAGAAGGAAGAATAGAGACAAAGATAGAGATAGGGAGGTTGAGCGGGAGTATGAAGGAGAGCGTGGACAAGTAATAGAGAAAGAGATacaagaaaaggagaaggaaCATGACAAGGATAGGAAGAAGGAACTTGCTGATTCGGATATGGTTACGAATCAAGAAGAAAATGACAGCTCTCAAGCATAA